One genomic window of Arachis stenosperma cultivar V10309 chromosome 10, arast.V10309.gnm1.PFL2, whole genome shotgun sequence includes the following:
- the LOC130956010 gene encoding uncharacterized protein LOC130956010, with protein MLWRVLSLRKPSATCFFQLNQQRGMHDRNKKAMAFIAKGWNALKEVDRVIDYCELNDTRLIPLLLRAKENFELALEADNTNTHARYWLSRLHMKYHVPGANKAVGAALLVEAADMGDADAQFALGCQLRIENDYVQSDQQAFYYLQKAVDQLHPGALYLLGAVYLTGDCVKQDIASALWCFHRASEKGHAGAAIAFGSLLLKGVKVPETITKFSAKRGSATRKAGKGKESLAVDPVEMAREKFQIAAKAGCDLGFKWLARLEEEERRLLTEGHSD; from the exons ATGCTGTGGAGGGTGTTGTCCTTGCGGAAACCCTCTGCCACTTGTTTCTTCCAATTGAATCAGCAGAGAGGAATGCACGATAGGAACAAGAAGGCGATGGCGTTCATCGCAAAAGGTTGGAATGCGTTGAAGGAGGTCGATAGGGTAATCGATTACTGTGAGCTCAATGATACACGCCTCATCCCTCTGCTTCTTAGAGCAAAGGAGAATTTTGAGCTTGCTTTGGAGGCTGACAACACCAACACGCATGCTAGGTATTGGTTATCCAGATTGCACATGAAGTATCATGTTCCCGGCGCTAATAAGGCCGTTGGAGCTGCTTTATTGGTCGAAGCTGCTGACATGGGTGATGCTGATGCACAATTTGCATTGGGTTGTCAATTGAGAATTGAG AATGACTATGTCCAATCAGATCAACAAGCTTTTTATTATTTGCAGAAAGCTGTTGATCAG TTGCATCCAGGTGCTCTTTACCTTTTGGGTGCTGTATATTTGACGGGCGATTGCGTGAAGCAAGATATTGCTTCAGCATTGTGGTGTTTTCATAGGGCTTCAGAGAAG GGCCATGCCGGGGCAGCTATAGCATTTGGATCTCTTCTTCTTAAAG GTGTTAAGGTTCCAGAAACAATAACAAAATTCAGTGCGAAGAGAGGTTCTGCTACTCGGAAAGCTGGGAAGGGGAAAGAAAGTCTTGCAGTTGATCCCGTAGAGATGGCACGAGAAAAGTTCCAGATAGCGGCAAAGGCAGGATGTGATCTTGGATTCAAATGGCTTGCTAGGTTAGAGGAGGAAGAGAGGCGATTACTTACTGAAGGGCATTCGGATTAA